In Palaemon carinicauda isolate YSFRI2023 chromosome 14, ASM3689809v2, whole genome shotgun sequence, the following proteins share a genomic window:
- the LOC137652712 gene encoding uncharacterized protein produces MPLYTRPHSCFTILLSSEASANRGLCHCSWGFGEEKEEEEEEDVSGDLISSIYIQERGGGGGGGGGGGGGGGGGGGGGGGVRDVTTSATTGEGGGGGGGGGGGGGSHLAMISL; encoded by the exons ATGCCGCTTTACACCCgccctcattcctgttttactaTATTGTTATCTTCTGAGGCGTCGGCCAATAGGGGTCTGTGTCACTGCTCTTGGGGTTttggggaggagaaggaggaggaggaggaggaggatg TATCAGGTGATTTGATTAGTAGTATTTATATCCAAGaacgtggaggaggaggaggaggaggaggaggtggtggtggtggtggtggtggtggtggtggtggtggtggtggtg tccgggacgttaccacatcggccaccacaggagaaggaggaggaggaggaggaggaggaggaggaggcggcggCTCACATTTGGCAATGATTTCACTCTGA